Proteins co-encoded in one Candidatus Thiodictyon syntrophicum genomic window:
- a CDS encoding histidine phosphatase family protein, whose translation MSDRFIVLMRHGEVAGGPRFRGACDDALSAAGWAQLRRAATREPAIGHIVSSPARRCADFARALAAERGLSVDLSAAFSERRFGDWEGLAADQIPAAELTRFWDDPVGYTPPGAEPFAAFRQRVLDGWQALLAAGAAHTLVLTHGGTLRVILAQVLGMGDGSGIQVEVPPACVTRLRLPAPPGRPSLVSHAASAS comes from the coding sequence ATGTCTGATCGCTTTATCGTTCTGATGCGGCATGGCGAGGTCGCCGGTGGACCACGGTTTCGCGGGGCTTGCGACGATGCCCTGAGCGCCGCGGGCTGGGCGCAGTTGCGCCGGGCCGCGACTCGGGAGCCGGCCATCGGTCACATCGTCAGTTCCCCGGCGCGCCGTTGTGCGGACTTTGCCCGCGCCCTGGCCGCCGAACGGGGCCTGTCCGTGGACCTGTCCGCGGCCTTCAGTGAACGCCGCTTCGGAGACTGGGAGGGGCTCGCCGCCGACCAGATCCCCGCCGCTGAACTCACCCGTTTCTGGGACGACCCGGTGGGCTACACCCCGCCCGGGGCCGAGCCCTTCGCCGCCTTCCGGCAACGGGTGCTCGATGGCTGGCAGGCGCTCCTCGCGGCCGGCGCGGCGCACACCCTGGTCCTGACCCATGGCGGTACTTTGCGGGTCATCCTCGCGCAGGTGTTGGGGATGGGCGACGGCTCAGGCATCCAGGTTGAAGTCCCGCCCGCCTGCGTGACCCGGTTGCGACTGCCCGCGCCGCCGGGTCGGCCGAGCCTCGTCTCCCACGCCGCGTCAGCGTCCTGA
- a CDS encoding TIGR00645 family protein yields the protein MERLIERLLFASRWLLAPVYLGLSLTLLLLGIKFFEEVWHLAHVWQVSESDMILGVLALIDLSLVASLVVMVMFSGYENFVSRLDIGEGDDKLGWLGKLDAGTLKLKVAASIVAISSIHLLQKFVNIENTPNDKLMWYVILHLTFVVSALLMGVLDRIAFASHREDDGTDAKH from the coding sequence GTGGAACGTCTGATCGAACGCCTGTTGTTTGCGAGCCGCTGGCTGCTGGCCCCTGTCTATCTTGGTCTCTCTCTGACCCTCTTGTTGCTCGGCATCAAGTTTTTTGAGGAGGTCTGGCACCTGGCCCATGTCTGGCAGGTGAGCGAGTCCGACATGATCCTGGGTGTACTCGCCCTGATCGACCTGTCCCTGGTCGCCAGCCTGGTGGTGATGGTGATGTTCTCGGGCTACGAGAATTTCGTCTCGCGCCTGGATATCGGGGAGGGGGACGACAAGCTCGGGTGGCTGGGCAAGCTCGATGCAGGGACCCTGAAGCTCAAGGTGGCGGCGTCCATCGTGGCGATCTCCTCCATCCACCTGTTGCAGAAGTTCGTCAATATCGAAAATACCCCCAACGACAAGCTTATGTGGTACGTGATCCTACACCTGACCTTCGTCGTATCGGCGCTGTTGATGGGGGTGCTGGATCGCATCGCCTTTGCCAGCCATCGCGAGGATGACGGGACCGATGCGAAGCACTGA